In one window of Methanococcoides methylutens DNA:
- a CDS encoding radical SAM protein yields MKSRIIYGPILSRRLGRSLGIDIIKKREFRKNCNFDCVYCQLGHVDWKISTPSDVTDPVTTEEVIDGITNYHKKVDDLDYITFSGTCEPTLNLELGNMIEQIRQISDIPICVITNSSLVNRKDVRENLSKADLVVATLVSGNEKTFQAINRPAGGIELQDIIEGLRELQKMKGPKVAIEVMLLDSTNDYPVNSSDEEVGKLIEVLRYIDPDEIEILTTSRPPAEDFIIPVPETRLKEIAQKFDEELGRERVRLVLKGLKRKRSNIKHENLVDEVYDLILRRPCTFEQVVQSLDIGKEELAPILEGLVGEQKIIEILSENGTYYRPT; encoded by the coding sequence ATGAAATCAAGGATCATCTACGGACCTATACTTTCAAGAAGGCTTGGAAGATCGCTTGGAATCGACATTATCAAAAAGAGAGAGTTCAGGAAGAACTGCAATTTTGACTGTGTATACTGTCAGCTCGGACATGTGGACTGGAAAATATCGACCCCTTCAGACGTTACCGATCCCGTAACAACTGAAGAAGTGATCGATGGCATCACTAACTACCACAAGAAAGTGGATGATCTTGACTACATCACATTTTCAGGAACATGTGAACCTACACTGAACCTGGAACTGGGAAACATGATAGAGCAGATCAGACAGATCAGCGATATTCCCATTTGTGTGATCACGAACTCTTCACTCGTTAACAGGAAGGATGTCAGAGAAAATCTTTCGAAAGCAGACCTTGTGGTCGCGACCCTGGTCTCAGGGAACGAAAAGACATTCCAGGCCATCAACAGGCCAGCGGGAGGGATCGAACTTCAGGACATCATCGAAGGACTTCGGGAACTGCAGAAGATGAAGGGGCCGAAGGTTGCCATAGAGGTCATGCTGCTTGACTCGACCAACGACTATCCTGTTAATTCAAGCGACGAGGAGGTCGGGAAGCTGATCGAAGTCCTCAGATATATCGATCCGGATGAGATAGAAATTCTGACCACAAGCCGACCTCCGGCTGAAGATTTTATCATACCTGTTCCTGAGACAAGGCTCAAGGAGATCGCGCAGAAGTTCGATGAGGAGCTGGGAAGAGAAAGAGTCAGACTTGTACTTAAGGGACTCAAGAGAAAAAGATCGAACATAAAGCACGAGAACCTTGTGGACGAGGTATATGACCTCATACTCCGCAGGCCCTGTACATTTGAGCAGGTGGTGCAATCGCTGGATATCGGTAAGGAGGAGCTTGCCCCGATACTTGAAGGACTGGTCGGAGAACAGAAGATCATTGAGATCTTATCTGAGAACGGGACATACTATCGTCCCACATAA